One window of Saccharomyces kudriavzevii IFO 1802 strain IFO1802 genome assembly, chromosome: 10 genomic DNA carries:
- the SIP4 gene encoding Sip4p (similar to Saccharomyces cerevisiae SIP4 (YJL089W); ancestral locus Anc_1.277) produces the protein MVKRKYGRSYSLDDTDSSSNKVLIMPTGQSTSNAITDFSVRKAHACDRCRLKKIKCDGLKPNCSNCSKIDFPCKTSDKLSRRGLPKGYTELLEKEIVRLTNMNASFAASTNLNLPFINDTFYCFDNYNIQSVNQRFLGHLTWNILTNTFPTSKSATFSDGRNQTDLQLQLLTDFLNLNSDFNHLPNFLLLKYNYNLQFLKNLLTVVIKDFFKRQNSLLLLLYPSNAWKNLLLDKINSTATTGDSITLLTLLYIIQFTWSCFDDFKLFKITKLIISLTTNNTLDLKVLQLVNLSIFYFMGGSIDSCKNKSSPTANTSVNSIIWTNDLLNLNFTNILNTGLYINPNNLISIANGNNNSKSNEDDDRIVTFWCFQFLNSWWSLIQGLPKSNFLVEEFQPKSISVLEIPKLKPFEILLNSIMNSLDGCNLLKITSLGVSDPNFQFFQDELENFKRNLLLWNLYHNLSDHDNFRFLISRQNTKLTTSLLMENLSNLNHKLNQPDFVEIQLTLFYLSLKLITLKEDGQDLEKKEDVSLEILTLYFLILTDNSNNDDNQQLQPQQLNLYHFTPFNSIDIISLCLNNLNSWSTSQKYEQDSDQRQLNEAKFERFQNFLNHWCIIWYYDELCTNTFLQILKVNFRLLDFKVIHSTQQEQQELSISLNKLRYLHSVSSFNSGAVKSNSTSKANTQLNLLQHSNSNFLNASSYDFNKIFMNNFENYDYETDEGYAEDDDEEDSDSDNSLPLEIPFNKNKNKLKSKNKEMQQRLSLFQSGDNNPVNFNPSPNSDPNSNLNPDSSSTVSTKKKFLDHIILDNREITNNAGSSKQKYKIQNILNSTF, from the coding sequence ATGGTCAAGAGGAAATATGGCAGGTCTTATTCCCTCGATGACACGGATTCTAGCAGCAACAAAGTGCTGATAATGCCTACTGGCCAAAGCACGTCCAATGCTATCACCGATTTCTCCGTTAGGAAGGCACATGCTTGTGATAGATGCaggctgaaaaaaatcaagtgCGATGGTTTGAAGCCGAACTGTTCAAACTGTTCGAAAATTGATTTCCCTTGCAAGACGTCAGATAAGCTATCCAGAAGGGGTCTTCCCAAGGGGTATACAGAACTgctggaaaaagaaatcgtgCGTTTGACGAATATGAACGCTAGTTTTGCCGCCAGCACTAACCTTAATTTGCCATTCATTAACGACACGTTTTACTGTTTTGATAATTACAACATTCAATCTGTCaatcaaagatttctgGGTCATTTGACTTGGAATATTCTAACCAATACTTTTCCCACTTCGAAATCTGCCACTTTTTCAGACGGTCGCAATCAAACTGACCTGCAATTACAATTGTTAAcggattttttgaatctaAATAGCGATTTTAATCATTTACcaaactttcttcttcttaaaTATAATTATAACCTACAGttcctgaaaaatttgttaaCAGTAGttatcaaagattttttcaaaaggcAGAATTCCTTGCTACTACTATTATACCCTTCAAATGCATGGAAGAACTTGCTATTGGACAAGATCAATTCAACGGCAACAACGGGCGATTCAATAACTCTACTAACTTTACTTTATATTATTCAATTCACTTGGTCTTgttttgatgatttcaaGCTTTTTAAAATCACAAAACTAATCATATCACTAACTACCAATAACACTTTAGACTTGAAGGTTTTGCAGTTGGTTAACTTatccattttttatttcatgGGCGGCTCTATTGATTCCtgtaaaaacaaaagctCGCCGACAGCAAATACAAGTGTAAATTCCATAATATGGACCAATGACTTACTTAATCTAAACTTCACAAATATATTGAATACAGGTTTGTATATAAATCCCAATAACCTAATTTCCATTGCTAACGGTAACAACAATAGTAAATCaaacgaagatgatgatagaATAGTGACATTTTGGTGTTTCCAATTTTTAAACTCATGGTGGTCTTTAATCCAAGGTTTACcgaaatcaaattttttagtTGAAGAGTTCCAACCAAAATCAATTTCGGTTTTAGAGATTCCCAAGTTGAAGCCGTTTGAAATCTTGCTAAACTCTATCATGAATTCTCTGGATGGGTGTAATTTACTAAAGATCACATCGTTAGGCGTTTCAGACCCAAacttccaatttttccagGACgaactggaaaattttaaaagaaatttattaCTTTGGAATCTTTACCACAATCTAAGCGATCATGATAACTTCCGATTTTTAATCTCAAGACAAAACACAAAGCTTACAACAAGTTTATTAatggaaaatttatcaaatttaaaTCATAAACTTAATCAACCTGATTTTGTGGAAATTCAATTAACTTTATTCTACCTGAGCTTAAAACTGATAACTTTAAAGGAAGATGGACAGgacttggaaaaaaaagaagatgttTCACTAGAAATCTTGACCTTGtactttttgattttaacAGATAATTcgaataatgatgataatcaACAGCTACAACCTCAGCAGCTCAATCTCTACCACTTTACACCCTTCAATAGCATTGATATTATCAGCTTATGTTTGAATAATTTAAATAGTTGGTCAACATCGCAGAAATACGAACAAGATTCAGATCAACGACAGTTAAATGAGGCAAAGTTTGAGcgctttcaaaattttttgaatcattgGTGTATAATATGGTACTATGACGAGCTTTGTACAAATACTTTTCTACAAATTCTTAAGGTCAATTTCAGGTTGTTAGATTTCAAAGTAATTCATTCTACGCAGcaagaacaacaagaacTGTCGATCAGTTTGAACAAATTGAGATATTTACATTCAGTATCCAGCTTTAACTCGGGTGCAGTCAAGTCGAACTCTACATCAAAGGCTAATACTCAGCTTAATCTTTTACAACATTCAAATTCTAATTTCCTAAATGCGTCTTCATACGACTTTAATAAGATTTTCATGAATAACTTTGAAAACTATGACTATGAGACGGACGAGGGTTATGCggaagatgacgatgaagaagatagtgACAGTGATAATAGTCTGCCACTCGAGATTCCcttcaacaaaaataaaaataaactcaagagtaaaaataaagaaatgcAACAAAGACTGTCTTTATTTCAAAGTGGAGATAACAATCCCGTAAATTTCAATCCAAGCCCAAATTCAGatccaaattcaaatctaaATCCGGATTCGTCATCCACTGTAtctaccaaaaaaaaatttctagATCATATCATTTTAGATAACAGAGAAATTACTAACAATGCTGGCTCcagtaaacaaaaatacaaaattcagaatattttgaattcCACCTTTTAG
- the ARG3 gene encoding ornithine carbamoyltransferase (similar to Saccharomyces cerevisiae ARG3 (YJL088W); ancestral locus Anc_1.279), translating to MSTTASTSSPLRHLVSIKDLSDEEFKVLVQRAQHFKDIFKENKTNDFQSNHLKLLGKTVALIFTKRSTRTRISTEGAATFFGAQPMFLGKEDIQLGINESFHDTTKVVSSMVSCIFARVNKHEDIQALCKDSSVPIINSLCDKFHPLQAICDLLTIVEKFDISLDAINKGTNSKLKIAWIGDANNVINDMSIACLKFGISVSIATPPGIEMDSDIVEEANKIAKRTGANFELTHDSLKASTNANILVTDTFVSMGEEFAKQAKLKQFQGFQINQELTSVADPSFKFMHCLPRHKEEVSDDVFYGEHSIVFEEAENRLYAAMSAIDVFVSNKGNFKDLK from the coding sequence ATGTCAACCACAGCATCTACCTCTTCACCTTTACGCCATTTAGTTTCTATCAAAGATCTTTCTGATGAAGAGTTTAAAGTCTTAGTACAGAGAGCTCAACATTTCAAggatattttcaaagaaaataagacaAATGATTTCCAATCTAATCATTTGAAGCTATTAGGTAAAACTGTTGCCTTAATCTTCACCAAAAGATCAACGAGAACCAGAATTTCGACAGAAGGTGCAGCCACCTTCTTCGGTGCTCAACCAATGTTTTTGGGTAAAGAGGACATTCAATTGGGCATTAATGAATCATTTCACGATACCACAAAGGTTGTATCCTCCATGGTTTCATGTATTTTTGCTCGTGTAAATAAACATGAAGATATCCAAGCTCTTTGTAAAGATTCTTCTGTGCCGATCATCAACTCTCTATGTGATAAATTCCATCCTTTACAAGCGATTTGTGACTTATTGACGatagttgaaaaatttgatataTCTCTAGATGCAATAAATAAGGGAACCAAttccaaattgaaaatagcATGGATTGGTGACGCTAATAACgttataaatgatatgtCTATTGCATGTTTAAAATTCGGCATTAGCGTTAGTATTGCCACCCCACCAGGCATTGAAATGGATTCAGACATAGTTGAAGAAGCCAACAAGATTGCGAAGAGAACCGGTGCTAATTTTGAATTAACACATGACTCCTTAAAGGCATCTACCAACGCTAACATACTGGTAACCGATACTTTTGTCTCCATGGGTGAAGAATTTGCAAAGCAGGCCAAACTAAAACAATTCCAAGGGTTTCAAATCAACCAAGAACTGACATCTGTAGCTGATCCAAGTTTCAAATTCATGCATTGCCTACCAAGACATAAAGAAGAGGTTAGTGATGATGTCTTTTATGGTGAGCATTCCatagtttttgaagaagcagaaaatAGACTATATGCAGCTATGTCTGCAATTGATGTCTTTGTCAGTAATAAAGGTAACTTCAAGGACCTAAAATAA
- the TRL1 gene encoding tRNA ligase (similar to Saccharomyces cerevisiae TRL1 (YJL087C); ancestral locus Anc_1.280), whose amino-acid sequence MPSPYGDKRTVTKLVSELETAENLPGRGKAYRRVCDLSSSDKRVVSWKFNEWDYGKNNVTLPCKARGLFISDDVRNPAIVARGYDKFFNVGEVNFTKWEWIGENAKGPYDVTVKANGCIIFISGLEDGTLVVCSKHSTGPREDVDRNHAEAGEKQLLKQLAEMNVNPEDFARMLYTYNITAVAEYCDDSFEEHILEYPLEKAGLYLHGINVNVAEFETWDMKDVSEVACKYGFKGIQSFTMDTLKDLEMFLGNCSATGSFQGQEIEGFVIRCHLKSNGKPFFFKYKFEEPYLMYRQWREVTKDYISNKSRMFKFRKHKFITNKYLDFVIPILEATPKMCEDYMKGFGVIELRNKFLESYGMSGLEILNHEKVAELELRNAIDYDKVDEHTKFLIFPISVIGCGKTTTSQALINLFPESWGHIQNDDITGKDKSQLMKKSLELLAKQEMRCVIVDRNNHQFRERKQLFEWLDELKENYLAYDTNIKVIGVSFAAHDKLSEIRDITMQRVIKRGNNHQSIKWDELGEKKVLGIMNGFLKRYQPICLGRSPDNLFDLMIELDFGEKDSSLTNVKQILNEIHKAYPILIPDIPTPDRIDAAFRKSLEYKPTVRKIVGRGNGNQPKTPKLIKPTYVSAIITNYDEIVDLVRQDIADNTKLSQILEDLLANGKFQKELHITLSHIMSSREKEEKKLWKSYCKRYNGQITEYNNNNKNIKSSSSINQTKLVKTADTLKFRLDKLCWDEKIVAIVVELSRNEDGCLIDAEGHTIKGLYCQNKVPHITLCKLDSGVKAVHSNILCEKVVSTEVEDGNAKVLALSNSREFVANVYLNF is encoded by the coding sequence ATGCCCAGTCCATATGGCGATAAAAGAACAGTGACTAAGCTTGTCAGCGAGCTAGAAACTGCAGAAAATTTACCTGGTAGAGGCAAAGCCTACAGAAGAGTTTGCGATTTGTCGTCTAGCGATAAGAGAGTAGTTTCATGGaaattcaatgaatggGATTACGGCAAAAACAATGTCACTTTGCCATGTAAGGCAAGAGGTCTATTTATAAGCGATGATGTAAGAAACCCTGCCATTGTTGCTAGAGGGTATgataagtttttcaatgtgGGCGAAGTCAACTTTACCAAGTGGGAATGGATTGGGGAAAACGCTAAAGGTCCCTATGATGTCACTGTAAAGGCCAACGGttgtattattttcatttccgGTTTGGAAGATGGCACATTGGTAGTTTGTTCAAAACATTCAACAGGGCCCAGAGAAGATGTAGATAGAAATCATGCAGAGGCGGGTGAGAAGCAACTTTTAAAGCAATTGGCGGAAATGAACGTCAATCCAGAAGATTTTGCAAGAATGCTATATACCTATAATATCACTGCTGTAGCAGAATATTGTGATGATTCGTTTGAAGAGCACATTTTAGAGTATCCCCTTGAGAAAGCTGGCTTATACTTGCACGGCATCAACGTTAATGTAGCAGAATTTGAAACTTGGGATATGAAAGATGTTTCGGAAGTAGCGTGCAAATACGGATTTAAGGGTATTCAATCCTTTACGATGGATACATTGAAAGACTTGGAGATGTTTCTAGGCAATTGCTCTGCAACTGGGTCTTTTCAAGGACAAGAAATTGAGGGATTCGTTATCAGATGTCATTTGAAGAGTAATGGGAAacccttcttcttcaagtaTAAATTTGAGGAACCATATTTGATGTATCGTCAATGGAGAGAAGTTACGAAAGACtatatttcaaataaatCAAGGATGTTCAAATTTAGAAAGCATAAATTCATAACCAACAAGTATCTTGATTTTGTGATCCCAATCCTAGAAGCAACTCCCAAAATGTGTGAGGATTACATGAAGGGGTTTGGAGTCATTGAATTAAGAAATAAGTTTTTAGAATCGTATGGTATGAGTGGGTTAGAAATTTTAAATCATGAAAAAGTGGCCGAATTGGAATTGAGAAATGCCATTGATTATGATAAAGTAGACGAACACACCaaatttttaattttcCCCATATCAGTCATTGGATGTGGTAAAACAACAACCTCACAAGCGTTAATCAACCTGTTCCCTGAAAGTTGGGGCCACATCCaaaatgatgatatcaCTGGTAAGGACAAATCAcaattaatgaaaaaatcgtTGGAGCTATTAGCCAAACAAGAAATGAGATGTGTCATAGTTGATAGAAACAATCATCAGTTTCGTGAAAGAAAGCAGTTATTTGAATGGTTGGATGAACTAAAGGAAAATTATTTGGCATACGATACGAATATCAAGGTGATCGGCGTATCGTTCGCAGCTCATGATAAGCTATCAGAAATCAGAGACATAACGATGCAAAGAGTAATAAAAAGAGGTAACAATCATCAAAGTATCAAGTGGGATGAATTGGGAGAGAAGAAAGTCTTGGGCATCATGAATGgcttcttgaaaagatatCAGCCGATATGCCTAGGCAGATCGCCGGATAATTTGTTTGATTTAATGATCGAATTGGATTTCGGCGAGAAGGATTCTTCGTTAACGAATGTGAAACAGATTTTAAATGAAATTCATAAAGCTTATCCTATTTTGATACCTGACATTCCAACACCTGATAGAATTGACGCGGCCTTCAGAAAGAGTTTAGAGTACAAACCGACAGTGAGAAAAATAGTTGGCAGGGGCAACGGCAATCAGCCAAAGACACCTAAATTGATTAAACCTACCTATGTGTCAGCCATTATAACAAATTATGATGAAATAGTTGATCTGGTAAGGCAGGACATTGCTGATAATACCAAGTTGTCACAAATATTAGAAGATTTGCTGGCAAAcggaaaatttcaaaaggaGCTTCATATAACCTTGAGTCATATCATGTCTTCCCGTGAaaaggaggaaaagaagttgTGGAAATCGTATTGTAAGAGGTACAATGGGCAGATAACAGAatataataacaataacaaaaatatcaaatcaAGTTCGAGTATTAACCAAACTAAATTGGTGAAAACTGCTGACACGCTGAAATTTCGGTTGGACAAACTATGCTgggatgaaaaaattgttgcCATTGTCGTAGAGCTTTCCAGAAATGAAGATGGATGCTTAATTGACGCAGAAGGTCATACTATCAAAGGATTATACTGTCAGAACAAGGTCCCTCACATTACATTGTGTAAGCTTGATAGTGGAGTTAAGGCTGTTCATTCAAACATTCTATGCGAGAAAGTTGTGTCTACTGAGGTTGAAGATGGAAATGCAAAAGTTCTGGCATTGAGTAATTCGAGGGAATTTGTTGCCAATgtatatttgaatttttaa
- the EXO70 gene encoding GTP-Rho binding exocyst subunit EXO70 (similar to Saccharomyces cerevisiae EXO70 (YJL085W); ancestral locus Anc_1.281) has protein sequence MPAEIDIDEADVLVLSQGLQKTSKLTFQINKSLQKIATTSSQSSQLFTPILARNNVLTTLQRNIESTLNSVASVKDLANEASKYEIILQKGIEQVGLKQYTQVIHKLDDMLEDIQSGQANREENSEFHGILTHLKELIKNSEAQLRVYFITILNSIKPFDPQINIAKKMPFPYYEDQLLGVLSWILDYFHGNSETSTIQDILVGERSKLILKCMAFLEPFAKEVTTAKNAPYEKGSSGMNSYTEALLGFIANEKSLVDDLYSQYTEIKPQVLSQILSPLISAYAKLFNTNLKIVRSNLENVAFFSFELVESVNDVKKSLRGKELQNYNLLQDCTQEVRQVTQSLFRDVIDRIIKKASSISTIPSNNGVTEATVDTMSRLRKFSEYKNGCLGAMDNITRENWLPSSYKEREYTLQNEALNWEDHNVLLSCFLSDCIDTLAVNLERKAQITLMPNQEPDVANPNSPRNKHKQRIGFFILMNLTLVEQIVEKSELNSMIAGEGHSRLERLKKRYVSYMVSDWRDLTANLMDAVFIDSSGKKSKDKEQIKEKFRKFNEGFEDLVSRTKQYKLSDPSLKVTLKSEIISLVMPMYERFYSRYKDSFKNPRKHIKYTPDELTSVLNQLVR, from the coding sequence ATGCCGGCTGAAATTGACATTGATGAAGCAGACGTATTAGTCTTATCCCAAGGATTACAAAAGACAAGCAAACTTACTTTCCAGATTAATAAATCGttgcaaaaaattgcaaCCACATCCAGTCAGTCCAGCCAGCTCTTCACTCCTATTCTAGCTAGAAACAATGTTTTGACCACGTTACAAAGAAACATTGAGAGTACTTTGAATTCCGTTGCCTCTGTAAAGGATCTCGCCAATGAAGCCTCTAAATATGAAATCATTCTACAAAAGGGTATTGAACAAGTCGGATTAAAGCAATATACGCAGGTGATACATAAGTTAGATGATATGCTGGAAGATATTCAGTCTGGACAAGCTAATCGCGAAGAGAACTCGGAATTTCACGGGATTTTAACACATTTAAAAGAATTGATCAAGAACAGCGAAGCTCAATTAAGAGTATATTTCATTACAATCTTGAACAGTATTAAACCGTTTGATCCTCAGATCAATATCGCCAAAAAGATGCCGTTTCCTTATTATGAAGACCAACTGTTGGGCGTTCTTTCATGGATTTTAGACTATTTTCACGGAAATTCAGAAACTTCTACCATACAAGACATACTTGTCGGTGAAAGAAGTAAGTTGATCCTTAAATGTATGGCGTTTCTTGAACCGTTTGCTAAGGAAGTCACCACTGCAAAAAATGCGCCCTATGAAAAGGGTAGTAGCGGAATGAATAGCTATACAGAGGCATTATTGGGCTTCATCGCTAATGAGAAGTCATTGGTAGATGATTTATACTCTCAATACACAGAAATTAAACCGCAAGTACTGTCGCAAATTTTGTCGCCTTTAATAAGTGCGTATGCCAAACTTTTTAAcacaaatttgaagattgtACGAAGCAATCTCGAAAACGTTGCGTTTTTTAGTTTTGAGCTGGTCGAGAGCGTAAATGATGTAAAGAAATCACTCCGAGGTAAGGAGTTACAGAATTATAATCTATTGCAAGATTGTACCCAAGAAGTCCGTCAAGTAACCCAATCACTATTCAGAGACGTTATAGATAGGATTATCAAAAAAGCAAGCTCTATCTCCACTATTCCCTCTAACAACGGTGTCACCGAAGCAACTGTGGACACTATGTCAAGACTGAGGAAGTTCAGTGAGTACAAAAACGGATGTTTAGGTGCCATGGACAATATCACACGTGAAAACTGGTTACCTTCCAGCTATAAAGAAAGGGAATACACTTTACAAAATGAAGCATTAAATTGGGAGGATCACAATGTGTTGTTATCATGTTTCTTGAGTGATTGCATAGACACATTGGCAGTTAATCTCGAGAGAAAGGCACAGATAACGTTGATGCCTAATCAGGAGCCAGATGTCGCTAATCCTAATAGCCCAAGAAATAAACACAAACAACGTATTGGTTTCTTTATCTTAATGAACTTGACACTTGTCGAACAGATCGTGGAAAAATCTGAATTGAACTCAATGATAGCTGGAGAAGGCCATTCTAGGTTAGAACGGTTGAAGAAACGCTATGTTAGTTATATGGTATCTGATTGGAGGGATTTAACCGCAAATTTGATGGATGCGGTGTTTATCGATAGTAGTGGTAAGAAATCGAAAGACAAAGAacaaattaaagaaaaatttaggAAATTCAACGAAGGTTTTGAAGATTTAGTATCGAGAACTAAGCAATATAAGCTTTCTGATCCTTCATTAAAAGTGACTTTGAAATCGGAAATCATTTCATTGGTTATGCCTATGTATGAGAGGTTCTACAGCAGATATAAGGACTCTTTCAAGAATCCAAGGAAGCACATCAAATATACCCCTGATGAATTAACCAGTGTGCTGAATCAATTAGTTAGATAG